One Helianthus annuus cultivar XRQ/B chromosome 7, HanXRQr2.0-SUNRISE, whole genome shotgun sequence genomic region harbors:
- the LOC118480315 gene encoding uncharacterized protein LOC118480315 → MKLTINMLSTKYGEDTSLYPEIDMELLSQTVGGKKKGKMYGIGTIADSRVVMMGAQERNDSNEVERLKEKIAELEQDKIEKHAMMEKIEEGARLYAEMNENIQMLSQNPPPT, encoded by the exons AT GAAACTTACAATAAATATGCTGTCGACAAAATATGGAGAGGATACCAGCTTGTATCCGGAAATTGACATGGAATTGTTGTCGCAAACTGTTGGAGGCAAGAAAAAGGGTAAAATGTATGGGATCGGCACTATCGCTGACTCGCGTGTCGTGATGATGGGTGCACAAGAGAGAAATGACAGCAATGAG GTGGAACGTTTGAAGGAAAAAATAGCGGAGTTGGAACAAGATAAGATAGAGAAACATGCTATGATGGAGAAAATTGAAGAAGGTGCGAGGTTGTATGCCGAAATGAATGAGAATATTCAAATGTTGTCACAAAACCCGCCACCAACTTAA